One Tunturibacter gelidoferens genomic region harbors:
- a CDS encoding DinB family protein — protein sequence MEFKRYFLEQLECEAEASRKAIERVPEGQNSWKPHEKSMELGKLAALVATMPGWVALMIDHDELDLNGNGKSFQTKAVETRAELLLLLEDGLKASRKALENTTEDHLMKTWRLKMDSQVLSEGPRYVTISNGALSHLAHHRGQLTVYLRLNDAKVPAIYGPSADEFH from the coding sequence ATGGAGTTCAAGAGATATTTTCTGGAGCAGTTGGAGTGCGAAGCGGAGGCGTCACGGAAGGCGATTGAGAGGGTGCCTGAGGGGCAGAATTCCTGGAAGCCGCATGAGAAGTCGATGGAGTTGGGGAAGCTGGCGGCGCTAGTGGCGACGATGCCTGGCTGGGTGGCGTTAATGATCGATCACGACGAACTGGATTTAAATGGGAATGGAAAGAGTTTTCAGACGAAGGCGGTGGAGACGCGGGCGGAGTTGCTTTTGCTGCTTGAGGATGGGCTAAAGGCTTCGCGGAAGGCGCTGGAGAATACGACGGAAGACCATTTGATGAAGACGTGGCGGCTGAAGATGGATTCGCAGGTGCTATCGGAGGGGCCGAGATACGTCACGATTTCGAATGGCGCGCTGAGTCATCTGGCACATCATCGTGGGCAGCTTACGGTTTATCTGAGGCTGAACGATGCGAAGGTGCCGGCGATCTATGGGCCTAGCGCGGATGAGTTTCACTAG
- a CDS encoding helix-turn-helix transcriptional regulator, whose product MKSDRLLSTLMLLQAHGRLSTREVAERLEISQRTAHRDMEALCTAGIPLIAHRGATGGWELQRGWRTKVPGLDDAELQALLMAQPSALGDRKLTAAAQRAFDKLMASMPTAMRLQAHSIQARLHIDPTGWRPSPEDLSMLPIVQDALARDCKLTFLYTRADGDTSTRTVDPLGLVCKQTVWYLIAQSQAGTRTYRISRMHEVVVLALSSTRPSNFDLAAYWKQSTAALKDRHQTISTILALSDEAVASIERWCPMVPALNHRAARTLHKGWRLFHVEFESYRQARFVVLGLGSRAAAIAPPDLRKDIKAEIRRMHRVS is encoded by the coding sequence ATGAAGTCCGACCGCCTCCTCTCCACCCTCATGCTGCTTCAAGCTCACGGCCGTCTCTCCACCCGCGAGGTAGCCGAGCGCCTCGAGATCTCGCAGCGCACCGCCCATCGCGATATGGAAGCTTTATGTACAGCGGGCATTCCCCTCATCGCCCATCGCGGCGCAACCGGCGGCTGGGAGCTGCAAAGAGGCTGGCGCACCAAAGTCCCCGGCCTCGACGACGCCGAACTCCAGGCCCTCCTCATGGCCCAGCCCAGCGCTCTCGGCGACCGCAAACTCACCGCCGCCGCCCAGCGCGCCTTCGACAAGCTCATGGCCTCCATGCCAACCGCCATGCGCCTTCAAGCCCACTCCATTCAGGCCCGACTTCACATCGACCCCACCGGCTGGAGACCCTCCCCCGAAGACCTCTCTATGCTCCCCATCGTGCAGGACGCCCTCGCCCGCGACTGCAAACTCACCTTCCTCTACACCCGCGCCGACGGCGACACCAGCACCCGCACCGTCGACCCTCTCGGCCTCGTCTGCAAACAAACCGTCTGGTATCTCATCGCGCAATCCCAGGCAGGCACCCGCACCTACCGGATCTCTCGCATGCACGAAGTTGTCGTCCTGGCTCTCTCATCTACCCGGCCGTCCAACTTCGATCTCGCCGCCTACTGGAAGCAAAGTACCGCAGCACTCAAAGACCGCCACCAGACCATCTCCACCATCCTTGCGCTCTCGGACGAAGCCGTCGCATCCATCGAACGTTGGTGTCCCATGGTTCCTGCGCTCAACCATCGCGCAGCACGAACCCTGCACAAGGGCTGGCGTCTCTTCCACGTGGAGTTCGAAAGCTACCGGCAAGCCCGCTTCGTCGTCCTGGGCTTGGGCTCTCGGGCAGCCGCCATTGCGCCACCCGACCTCCGCAAAGACATCAAAGCCGAAATCCGCCGCATGCATCGTGTCTCGTAA
- a CDS encoding SDR family NAD(P)-dependent oxidoreductase: MKVAIVTGAAQGIGRRAAEVLAAAGYGLLLMDLQACTATVEAVKKAGVEVEEVLGDISDEAVVKRAVEVVRSRWGRVDVLVNNAGISFIAPAETVEGKAFLRVLEVNLLAPFLLAKAFGAMMLEQRSGSIVNVASIAGLVGIGDRSAYNASKHGLIGLTRTLAAEWGGRGVRCNAVCPGWVKTEMDVADQAGGGYNDADIEGVNPMGRFAAPEDIAQAILFLADPEKSGFVNGQALAVDGGWTVDGSWQSLRMRKR; the protein is encoded by the coding sequence ATGAAGGTTGCGATTGTTACGGGGGCGGCGCAGGGGATTGGGCGTAGGGCGGCGGAGGTTTTGGCTGCGGCGGGGTATGGGTTGTTGCTGATGGATCTGCAGGCTTGTACGGCTACGGTGGAGGCGGTGAAGAAGGCTGGGGTCGAGGTCGAAGAGGTGTTGGGGGATATCTCGGACGAGGCGGTGGTGAAGCGCGCGGTTGAGGTGGTGCGCTCGCGGTGGGGTCGCGTGGATGTGCTGGTGAATAATGCGGGCATCAGCTTTATTGCTCCGGCGGAGACAGTGGAGGGGAAGGCGTTTCTGCGGGTGCTGGAGGTGAATCTGCTGGCTCCGTTTCTGCTGGCGAAGGCGTTCGGCGCCATGATGCTGGAGCAGAGGAGCGGCAGCATTGTGAATGTGGCTTCGATTGCGGGACTGGTGGGGATTGGCGATCGTTCGGCCTACAACGCTTCGAAGCATGGGCTGATCGGGCTGACGCGGACTCTGGCGGCGGAGTGGGGTGGGCGCGGGGTGCGGTGTAATGCGGTGTGTCCGGGGTGGGTGAAGACGGAGATGGATGTGGCGGATCAGGCGGGCGGCGGTTACAACGATGCTGATATTGAGGGCGTGAATCCTATGGGGCGATTTGCAGCGCCGGAGGATATTGCGCAGGCGATTCTGTTTCTGGCGGATCCGGAGAAGAGCGGGTTTGTGAATGGGCAGGCACTGGCGGTGGATGGCGGGTGGACGGTGGATGGAAGTTGGCAGAGCTTGAGGATGCGGAAGCGATAA